The Vicia villosa cultivar HV-30 ecotype Madison, WI linkage group LG1, Vvil1.0, whole genome shotgun sequence genome includes a region encoding these proteins:
- the LOC131620411 gene encoding protein CHUP1, chloroplastic, translating to MFLQTKENLPTNLFNATFSNLLYILTKTLFNFTKYLKFLILFLMENSTLKAENIKPIILKAGVPLAVSLAGLVYAWIITKKKLSKVSSFSENNSYTIENEIHSHDVDDNFSSIEDEEENDSSIDSNVLSSSLVVYENHSCLEQEVACLRSKIEGMKIRELALAFQFEKYCEMKERESMLMEIKNMLSMEMSRVEFFDREISLLETETIKLENFVVQYFKIIEKVEYLKSENRVLEKKVKKLLKKSKAQSVLIKEQTLMIKEGEAEIMRNYDELQKRANVIDKLEDEIREMKMDLDNLVDEKNEVLKKLEISNGKEELHKKPLKYYLQVESRDIVKEDYNKVLKELEHVKKEHENEVEELIYLRNINVCLRKELMKHELHCSLLDHHHHHQNVSCIGSSSSSHGDPSCSKKGKLIKRLKKWVDGSERVKVKEEGKSSNSAPTTPRFCSSA from the coding sequence ATGTTCCTCCAAACAAAGGAAAACCTTCCTACAAACTTGTTCAATGCAACATTTTCAAACCTTTTATATATCTTAACAAAAACCTTATTCAACTTTACCAAATATCTAAAATTTCTCATTCTCTTTTTGATGGAAAACTCAACACTTAAAGCAGAAAACATAAAGCCTATTATCCTCAAAGCTGGAGTTCCTTTAGCTGTTTCTTTGGCTGGTTTGGTCTATGCATGGATCATAACAAAGAAAAAGTTATCAAAAGTTTCTTCCTTTTCAGAAAATAACTCATATACCATTGAAAATGAAATCCACTCTCATGATGTTGATGATAACTTTTCTTctatagaagatgaagaagaaaatgatagCTCTATAGATAGTAATGTTCTTTCTAGTAGCTTGGTGGTTTATGAAAACCATTCATGTTTGGAACAAGAGGTTGCTTGCTTAAGAAGCAAGATTGAAGGTATGAAGATTCGAGAATTGGctttagcttttcagtttgaaaaatattgtgaaatgaaagagagagaatcTATGCTTATGGAAATCAAAAACATGTTGTCAATGGAGATGTCTCGCGTCGAGTTCTTCGATAGAGAGATTTCGTTGTTAGAGACTGAAACTATTAAATTGGAGAATTTTGTTGTCCAATATTTTAAGATTATTGAAAAGGTTGAGTATTTGAAATCAGAGAATAGGGTGCTTGAGAAAAAGGTTAAGAAGCTTCTTAAGAAATCGAAGGCGCAATCGGTTTTGATAAAGGAGCAAACTTTGATGATCAAAGAGGGAGAAGCAGAAATCATGAGAAACTATGATGAATTGCAAAAAAGGGCTAATGTGATTGATAAGTTAGAAGATGAAATTAGAGAGATGAAAATGGATTTAGATAATTTGGTAGATGAGAAGAATGAAGTTCTAAAGAAGCTTGAAATTTCAAATGGTAAAGAAGAGTTACATAAAAAGCCATTGAAATATTATTTGCAAGTTGAATCAAGAGATATTGTGAAGGAAGATTACAACAAGGTTCTTAAAGAATTGGAACATGTTAAGAAGGAACATGAAAATGAGGTTGAAGAATTGATTTACTTGAGGAACATTAATGTTTGTTTAAGGAAAGAGTTAATGAAACATGAGTTGCATTGTTCTTTgttggatcatcatcatcatcatcaaaatgtGTCATGCATAGGTTCTAGTTCTAGTTCTCATGGTGATCCTTCTTGTTCTAAGAAGGGGAAGTTGATTAAGAGATTGAAAAAATGGGTGGATGGAAGTGAAAGGGTTAAAGTGAAAGAAGAAGGTAAAAGCAGTAATTCTGCTCCTACTACTCCAAGGTTTTGCTCTAGTGCTTGA
- the LOC131659615 gene encoding uncharacterized protein LOC131659615 has translation MEDLEQENHELRDEVTTLRAGVERLTALVETLMAAQSTQAQTGEQTAAMSEILTTTVSIAQNTGHSFHQTTSGFPWGMSHNFIPEGYQHASGTMQTTATMNGAHFVPGATQAIPTMVFTPPIPGVAKFIPVMTTTPTLVHTVPQTEEAIYHVDPNEGNEVRIDFQDQFQEIRKEIKALKGKSSFGKNAYDMCLVPNVIVPAKFKVPDFEKYKGNSCPQSHLTMYCRKMATHTDDDKLLIHYFQDSLTGAALRWYMGLDSSHISSFDDLVEAFIRQYKYNVDMAPDRDQLRAMAQKERESFKEYAQRWREVAAQISPPMEEKEMTKVFLKTLSSFYYERMVASAPTDFTEMVNMGMRLEEGVREGRLAKEGSSSGAKKFGGGFFKKKEQEVSAVSYGAPGRKNNYRSQHVAAVSNTTPTVSAYQPQFLQQNMQLQPQQQTRPPHNNQQNRAQRKTEFDPIPMTYTELLPALIKKNLVQTRAPPPVPENIPWWYKADDFCAFHQGAPGHSTERCYPLKLEVQKLVKSGMLTFKDVNPNVQANPLPQHGAASVNMVHGCPGRYQVFDIRYIRGSLVRMHAGLCRLAYFQHDHAACTICSRSSRGCLVVRRDLQRLLDQRLITITYDRNEDNDVNVVAPHFNIPKPMEMIYDSQNSAVSPLVIYPSGPVPYTSDKAIPYKYNATMLEEGREVPIPDVPSVDNIAGMSRVTRSGRVFAPSSQKRVEIPVSEQVPVRNPMVDYEPSFVEGQSSGTNAGTSDDEILKLIKKSEYKVVDQLLQTPSKISVLSLLACSPVHREALMKILDQAFVDHDVTTDQFGEIVGNITAYNNLSFSDEDLPGEGRNHNLALHISMNCKSDALSNVLVDTGSSLNVMPKSTLSRLSYQGAPMRYSGVIVKAFDGSRKSVIGEVDLPMKIGPHTFQIKFQVMDIHAAYSCLLGRPWIHEAGAVTSTLHQKLKFVSNGKLVTVDGEQALVVNHLSSFSYIDAGEAVGTQFQALSVVGKDVEKNGTSISSLKDARQVVQDGSAVGWGQVLSPPDNKFREGLSFSPTSARYSKQDTVTRPMQEIFHSGGFDHPTPPEVDAVIENDSEEDSSSFVVRGVACQNWSVVDVPSVVHISK, from the coding sequence ATGGAAGACCTTGAGCAAGAAAATCATGAACTTCGCGATGAAGTGACTACTCTCCGCGCAGGGGTAGAAAGATTAACTGCTTTGGTAGAGACTTTGATGGCTGCTCAGAGTACTCAAGCTCAGACTGGGGAACAAACCGCTGCGATGTCGGAAATTCTTACTACTACCGTCTCCATAGCTCAAAACACTGGTCATTCATTCCATCAAACGACCAGTGGTTTCCCATGGGGCATGTCTCACAACTTCATACCCGAAGGATATCAACACGCTAGTGGAACTATGCAAACTACCGCTACGATGAATGGGGCTCATTTTGTTCCTGGAGCCACTCAAGCCATTCCCACGATGGTCTTTACTCCGCCTATCCCTGGAGTTGCTAAATTTATCCCGGTAATGACTACGACCCCAACTCTGGTACATACCGTGCCACAGACTGAGGAAGCCATTTACCATGTTGACCCAAATGAAGGAAACGAAGTTCGTATTGATTTCCAAGATCAGTTCCAAGAGATACGAAAAGAGATTAAGGCACTCAAAGGGAAAAGttcatttggaaagaatgcttatGACATGTGCCTTGTGCCGAACGTGATAGTTCCGGCCAAATTCAAAGTACCTGATTTCGAAaaatacaaagggaattcatgtcCTCAGAGCCATTTGACCATGTATTGCAGAAAGATGGCTACTCACACCGATGATGATAAGTTATTGATCCACTATTTTCAAGATAGTCTAACTGGCGCTGCTTTAAGATGGTACATGGGATTGGATAGCTCCCATATTAGTTCTTTTGACGACCTTGTAGAAGCATTtatccgacaatacaagtataatgttgaCATGGCTCCCGATAGGGACCAACTCCGAGCCATGGCACAGAAAGAGAGggaatccttcaaagaatatgcacaaagatggcgtgaagtcgCCGCCCAGATTTCTCCACccatggaagaaaaagaaatgacaaaGGTTTTTCTGAAAACTCTTAGCTCGTTTTATTATGAGAGGATGGTTGCAAGTGCCCCGACAGACTTTACTGAGATGGTGAATATGGGAATGCGACTTGAGGAAGGTGTCCGTGAAGGAAGATTGGCCAAAGAGGGAAGTTCTAGTGGCGCCAaaaagtttgggggaggttttttTAAGAAGAAAGAACAAGAAGTTAGTGCTGTTTCGTATGGAGCGCCTGGAAGAAAGAACAACTATCGATCACAACACGTCGCGGCTGTATCCAATACAACTCCAACAGTTTCAGCATATCAACCCCAATTTCTTCAACAAAATATGCAACTACAACCTCAACAACAAACTCGTCCGCCACATAATAATCAGCAAAATAGAGCGCAGAGAAAGACAGAATTTGATCCGATACCCATGACTTATACTGAGTTGCTTCCTGCCCTCATAAAAAAGAATCTCGTGCAGACTAGGGCTCCTCCGCCTGTCCCAGAAAACAtcccatggtggtacaaggcCGATGACTTTTGTGCTTTTCACCAAGGTGCACCTGGTCACAGTACGGAAAGATGTTACCCATTGAAGTTGGAAGTCCAGAAGTTAGTCAAGAGCGGTATGCTGACCTTCAAAGATGTCAATCCAAATGTTCAAGCTAATCCTTTGCCTCAACATGGGGCAGCTTCTGTGAATATGGTACACGGATGTCCTGGGAGATACCAAGTTTTCGACATTCGCTATATTAGAGGATCATTGGTTAGGATGCATGCTGGTTTATGCAGACTTGCTTATTTTCAACATGACCACGCCGCATGTACAATTTGTTCCAGAAGTTCACGTGGATGTCTCGTTGTGAGGAGAGACTTGCAAAGGCTGTTGGATCAAAGGCTCATAACCATTACGTACGATAGAAACGAGGATAATGATGTCAATGTTGTGGCCCCTCATTTCAATATACCCAAGCCTATGGAGATGATCTACGATAGCCAGAATTCCGCTGTTTCTCCTTTGGTAATTTATCCATCTGGTCCGGTTCCTTACACTTCAGACAAAGCAATACCTTACAAATACAACGCCACTATGCTTGAAGAAGGAAGGGAAGTTCCAATACCCGATGTGCCTTCTGTTGATAATATTGCTGGTATGAGCAGAGTGACCAGAAGTGGACGCGTGTTCGCACCGTCGTCTCAGAAAAGAGTCGAAATCCCAGTTAGTGAGCAAGTGCCAGTGAGAAATCCAATGGTGGATTATGAACCAAGCTTTGTGGAAGGGCAATCTAGTGGGACAAACGCTGGTACAAGTGATGATGAGATtttgaagttgatcaagaagAGCGAGTACAAAGTTGTCGATCAACTATTGCAAACTCCTTCTAAGATTTCTGTGCTTTCCTTGTTGGCGTGCTCCCCAGTGCATAGGGAAGCCTTGATGAAGATTCTGGATCAAGCCTTCGTCGACCATGATGTGACGACTGACCAATTTGGTGAGATTGTGGGAAATATAACTGCTTACAACAACCTGAGTTTCagtgatgaagatcttcctggAGAAGGCAGAAATCATAACCTAGCGTTGCACATTTCAATGAATTGCAAGTCAGATGCTTTATCTAATGTATTGGTAGACACTGGTTCATCTTTGAACGTTATGCCCAAATCCACTTTATCTAGACTTTCGTATCAAGGTGCTCCAATGAGATATAGCGGGGttattgtcaaggcttttgatgggtcAAGAAAGAGTGTTATTGGAGAAGTGGACCTTCCAATGAAGATCGGCCCACatacctttcaaatcaaattccaggTAATGGACATCCATGCTGCGTATAGCTGCCTATTGGGTCGCCCATGGATCCACGAGGCAGGGGCAGTTACCTCCACACTCCATCAGAAATTGAAGTTCGTAAGCAATGGAAAGTTGGTTACAGTGGATGGAGAGCAGGCATTAGTGGTCAATCATCTTTCGTCATTTTCCTACATTGACGCTGGTGAAGCCGTTGGAACTCAATTCCAAGCACTTTCTGTGGTTGGCAAGGATGTTGAAAAGAATGGGACATCTATTTCTTCTTTGAAAGATGCACGCCAAGTGGTTCAAGATGGTTCCGCTGTGGGTTGGGGTCAAGTTTTGAGTCCGCCCGATAACAAATTTCGTGAAGGTCTTAGTTTTTCTCCTACATCTGCAAGATATAGTAAGCAAGACACTGTTACCCGCCCGATGCAAGAGATATTTCACAGTGGAGGTTTTGATCACCCTACACCTCCTGAAGTAGATGCTGTTATTGAAAATGATTCTGAAGAGGATTCGTCAAGCTTCGTGGTGCGTGGAGTAGCTTGCCAGAATTGGAGTGTTGTTGATGTCCCGTCAGTGGTTCACATTTCTAAGTAA